Proteins encoded in a region of the Pseudomonas shahriarae genome:
- the gltB gene encoding glutamate synthase large subunit, with product MKAGLYQPDEFKDNCGFGLIAHMQGEPSHTLLQTAIEALTCMTHRGGINADGKTGDGCGLLIQKPDLFLRAVAKETFGADLPKQYAVGMVFFNQDPVKAEAARENMNREILAAGLQLVGWRKVPIDTSVLGRLAHERLPQIEQVFIAGDGLSDQDMAIKLFTSRRRSSVANALDTDHYICSFSHKTIIYKGLMMPADLTAFYPDLSDERLQTAICVFHQRFSTNTLPKWPLAQPFRFLAHNGEINTITGNRNWAVARRTKFANDLMDLEELGPLVNRVGSDSSSMDNMLELMVTGGIDLFRGVRMIIPPAWQNVETMDPDLRAFYEYNSMHMEPWDGPAGVVMTDGRYAVCLLDRNGLRPARWVTTTNGFITLASEVGVWNYQPEDVIAKGRVGPGQILAVDTETGQILDTDAIDNRLKSRHPYKQWLRKNALRIQATMEDNDHGSAFYDVDQLKQYMKMYQVTFEERDQVLRPLGEQGYEAVGSMGDDTPMAVLSQRVRTPYDYFRQQFAQVTNPPIDPLREAIVMSLEVCLGAERNIFQESPEHASRVILSSPVISPAKWRSLMTLERPGFDRQIIDLNYDESLGLEAAVRNVADQAEEAVRAGRTQIVLTDRHIAPGKLPIHASLATGAVHHRLTEKGLRCDSNILVETATARDPHHFAVLIGFGASAVYPFLAYEVLGDLIRTGEVLGDLYEVFKNYRKGITKGLLKILSKMGISTVTSYRGAQLFEAIGLSEEVCELSFRGVPSRIKGARFVDIEAEQKALALEAWSARKPIQQGGLLKFVHGGEYHAYNPDVVSTLQAAVQQGDYAKFKEYTALVDNRPVSMIRDLFQVKTLDTPLAISEIEPLESILKRFDSAGISLGALSPEAHEALAEAMNRLGARSNSGEGGEDPARYGTIKSSKIKQVATGRFGVTPEYLVNAEVLQIKVAQGAKPGEGGQLPGGKVNGLIAKLRYAVPGVTLISPPPHHDIYSIEDLSQLIFDLKQVNPQALVSVKLVAEAGVGTIAAGVAKAYADLITISGYDGGTGASPLTSIKYAGAPWELGLAETHQTLRGNDLRGKVRVQTDGGLKTGLDVIKAAILGAESFGFGTAPMIALGCKYLRICHLNNCATGVATQNEKLRKDHYIGTVDMVVNFFTYVAEETREWLAKLGVRSLEELIGRTDLLDILEGQTAKQQHLDLTPLLGSDHIPADKPQFCQVDRNPPFDKGLLAEKMVDMAGSSINDASGGEFALDICNCDRSIGARISGEIARKHGNQGMAKAPITFRFKGTAGQSFGVWNAGGLHMYLQGDANDYVGKGMTGGKLVIVPPAGSIYKTQDSAIIGNTCLYGATGGKLFAAGTAGERFAVRNSGAHTVVEGTGDHCCEYMTGGFVCVLGKTGYNFGSGMTGGFAYVLDQGNTFVDKVNHELVEIQRISGEAMESYRNHLQHVLDEYVEETGSEWGRNLAENLDDYLRRFWLVKPKAANLKSLLSSIRANPQ from the coding sequence ATGAAAGCAGGTCTGTACCAACCCGACGAATTCAAGGATAACTGTGGTTTCGGCCTGATAGCCCATATGCAGGGCGAACCCAGTCATACCCTTCTGCAAACGGCCATCGAGGCCCTGACCTGCATGACCCACCGCGGTGGGATCAACGCCGACGGCAAAACCGGTGACGGTTGTGGCTTGCTGATTCAAAAGCCCGACCTGTTCCTGCGCGCTGTCGCCAAGGAAACCTTCGGCGCCGATTTGCCCAAGCAATACGCGGTGGGCATGGTGTTCTTCAACCAGGACCCGGTCAAAGCCGAGGCCGCTCGCGAGAACATGAACCGCGAGATCCTCGCTGCCGGCCTGCAACTCGTTGGCTGGCGCAAAGTGCCGATCGACACCAGCGTGCTCGGCCGCCTGGCCCACGAGCGCCTGCCGCAGATCGAACAAGTGTTTATCGCAGGCGACGGCCTGAGCGACCAGGACATGGCGATCAAGCTGTTCACCTCGCGTCGCCGTTCGTCCGTGGCCAACGCCCTGGACACCGACCACTACATCTGCAGCTTTTCCCACAAGACCATCATTTATAAAGGCCTGATGATGCCGGCGGACTTGACCGCCTTCTATCCGGACCTGAGCGATGAGCGCCTGCAAACCGCGATCTGCGTGTTCCACCAGCGCTTCTCCACCAATACCCTGCCGAAATGGCCGCTGGCCCAGCCATTCCGCTTCCTCGCCCACAACGGCGAGATCAACACCATCACCGGCAACCGCAACTGGGCCGTGGCCCGTCGCACCAAGTTCGCCAACGACCTGATGGACCTCGAAGAGCTCGGCCCACTGGTCAACCGTGTGGGTTCCGACTCCTCGAGCATGGACAACATGCTCGAACTGATGGTCACCGGCGGCATCGACCTGTTCCGTGGCGTGCGCATGATCATTCCGCCTGCGTGGCAGAACGTCGAGACCATGGACCCCGATCTGCGGGCGTTCTATGAGTACAACTCGATGCACATGGAACCGTGGGACGGCCCGGCCGGGGTGGTCATGACCGATGGTCGCTACGCGGTGTGCCTGCTCGACCGTAACGGCCTGCGCCCGGCGCGTTGGGTGACCACCACCAACGGCTTCATCACCTTGGCTTCGGAAGTTGGCGTGTGGAACTACCAGCCTGAAGACGTGATTGCCAAAGGCCGCGTCGGCCCTGGTCAGATCCTTGCCGTGGACACCGAAACCGGGCAGATCCTCGACACCGATGCCATCGACAACCGCTTGAAGTCGCGTCACCCGTACAAGCAATGGCTGCGCAAGAACGCCCTGCGCATCCAGGCGACCATGGAAGACAACGACCACGGTTCGGCGTTCTATGACGTCGACCAGCTCAAGCAGTACATGAAGATGTACCAGGTCACGTTCGAGGAGCGCGACCAGGTGCTGCGCCCACTCGGCGAGCAAGGCTACGAGGCGGTCGGCTCCATGGGCGACGATACGCCGATGGCCGTGCTGTCCCAGCGCGTGCGCACGCCGTATGACTATTTCCGCCAGCAGTTCGCCCAGGTCACCAACCCGCCGATCGACCCGCTGCGTGAAGCCATCGTCATGTCCCTGGAAGTGTGCCTCGGTGCCGAGCGCAATATCTTCCAGGAATCGCCAGAGCACGCTTCGCGCGTGATCCTCAGCTCGCCGGTGATTTCCCCGGCCAAGTGGCGTTCGCTGATGACCCTGGAGCGTCCAGGCTTCGACCGGCAGATCATCGACCTGAACTACGACGAGAGCCTCGGCCTGGAAGCCGCTGTGCGCAACGTCGCCGATCAGGCTGAAGAAGCCGTGCGCGCCGGTCGTACCCAGATCGTGCTGACCGACCGCCATATCGCCCCAGGCAAGCTGCCGATCCACGCTTCCCTGGCTACCGGCGCGGTGCACCATCGCCTGACCGAAAAAGGCCTGCGTTGCGACTCCAACATCCTCGTCGAAACCGCCACCGCCCGCGACCCGCACCACTTTGCGGTGCTGATCGGCTTTGGCGCCTCGGCCGTTTACCCGTTCCTCGCGTACGAAGTGCTGGGCGACCTGATCCGTACCGGTGAAGTGTTGGGTGACCTCTACGAGGTATTCAAGAACTACCGTAAAGGCATCACCAAGGGCTTGCTGAAGATCCTGTCGAAGATGGGCATCTCCACCGTCACCTCTTACCGTGGCGCGCAGTTGTTCGAGGCCATCGGCCTGTCGGAAGAAGTCTGCGAACTGAGTTTCCGTGGCGTGCCAAGCCGCATCAAGGGCGCGCGTTTCGTCGATATCGAAGCCGAACAGAAAGCCCTGGCCTTGGAGGCCTGGAGCGCGCGCAAGCCGATCCAGCAAGGTGGCCTGCTCAAGTTCGTGCACGGTGGCGAATACCACGCCTACAACCCGGACGTGGTCAGCACCCTGCAAGCCGCTGTGCAGCAGGGCGACTACGCCAAGTTCAAGGAATACACCGCGCTGGTGGATAACCGCCCGGTGTCGATGATCCGCGACCTGTTCCAGGTGAAAACCCTGGACACGCCGTTGGCTATCAGCGAAATCGAACCACTGGAGTCGATCCTCAAGCGTTTCGACTCTGCCGGTATCTCCCTGGGCGCCTTGTCTCCCGAGGCCCACGAAGCCCTGGCCGAAGCCATGAACCGCCTGGGTGCGCGTTCCAACTCCGGCGAAGGTGGCGAAGACCCGGCGCGCTACGGCACCATCAAGAGTTCGAAAATCAAGCAGGTCGCCACTGGCCGTTTCGGCGTAACCCCGGAATACCTGGTCAACGCCGAAGTGCTGCAGATCAAAGTCGCCCAGGGCGCCAAGCCCGGTGAGGGCGGCCAGCTGCCAGGCGGCAAGGTCAACGGTCTGATCGCCAAGCTGCGTTATGCAGTGCCGGGCGTGACCCTGATTTCGCCGCCGCCGCACCACGACATCTACTCGATTGAAGACTTGTCGCAGCTGATTTTCGACCTCAAGCAAGTCAACCCGCAGGCCCTGGTCTCGGTGAAACTGGTCGCGGAAGCCGGCGTCGGCACCATCGCCGCTGGCGTGGCCAAGGCCTATGCCGACCTGATCACCATCTCCGGCTATGACGGCGGCACCGGCGCTTCGCCGCTGACCTCGATCAAGTACGCCGGCGCACCGTGGGAGCTGGGCCTGGCCGAGACTCACCAGACCCTGCGCGGCAACGACCTGCGCGGCAAGGTCCGGGTGCAGACCGACGGAGGCCTGAAAACCGGCCTCGACGTGATCAAGGCCGCGATCCTCGGCGCCGAAAGCTTTGGCTTCGGTACCGCACCGATGATCGCCCTGGGCTGCAAATACCTGCGCATCTGCCACCTGAACAACTGCGCGACCGGCGTGGCCACGCAGAACGAGAAGCTGCGCAAGGATCACTACATCGGCACCGTCGACATGGTGGTGAACTTCTTCACCTACGTCGCCGAAGAAACCCGTGAATGGCTGGCCAAGCTCGGCGTGCGCTCCCTGGAAGAGCTGATCGGGCGTACCGATCTGCTGGACATCCTCGAAGGCCAGACCGCCAAGCAACAGCACCTGGACCTGACGCCGCTGTTGGGCAGCGATCACATCCCGGCAGACAAGCCACAATTCTGCCAGGTGGATCGCAACCCGCCGTTCGACAAAGGCCTGTTGGCCGAGAAAATGGTCGACATGGCCGGCTCCTCGATCAATGACGCCAGCGGTGGCGAGTTCGCCCTGGATATCTGCAACTGCGACCGTTCCATCGGCGCGCGGATCTCCGGCGAAATCGCCCGCAAACACGGCAACCAGGGCATGGCCAAGGCGCCGATCACTTTCCGCTTCAAGGGCACTGCGGGCCAGAGCTTTGGCGTGTGGAACGCCGGCGGCCTGCACATGTACCTCCAAGGCGACGCCAACGACTACGTGGGCAAGGGCATGACCGGCGGCAAGCTGGTGATCGTTCCGCCAGCGGGTAGCATCTACAAGACCCAGGACAGTGCCATCATCGGCAACACCTGCTTGTACGGCGCTACCGGTGGCAAGCTGTTCGCTGCCGGTACGGCCGGCGAGCGTTTCGCCGTGCGTAACTCCGGTGCCCACACCGTGGTCGAAGGCACTGGCGA